From the Actinopolymorpha singaporensis genome, the window GTGAAGGGCAACGCTACGGCAGACGGCGAGTCCGTGTGGTGTCCGTTCGAGGACCCCGGCACCCCGGCACCTCGGCGGCGGGCGAAACCAAGGGGTCTACCAGGTGCCGCGATGAACGACCTCGCCGAACGGGCGGCGGTTCGGCCGGGCGATGGGGCGCAGCGGCCGGTCGGCCGGGTATCCGACGCCGAGCAGGTAGGCGACGATGTGGTCGTTCGGGACACCGAGGATGGCGCGAGCCCTGTCCTGGTCGCTGACCGAGGAGTGACCGGTGCCGATTCCCAGGTCGGCGGCGGCGAGGGCGATGGCGTAGGTCGCCTGCCCCAGGTCGTACTGGTCGATCATTCGGTTCCGGTCGTCGGCCGGCTGTGGAACGACCAGGGCGATCGCAGCAGGGGCGTCGGCGATGTGGCGGGCTCCCTGCCACACGGTCGACAGC encodes:
- a CDS encoding nitroreductase family protein, producing METWDAIRARRNVRSYRPDPVSDADLDRIVEAARRAPSASNRQHWDFVIVTDRDQLTELSTVWQGARHIADAPAAIALVVPQPADDRNRMIDQYDLGQATYAIALAAADLGIGTGHSSVSDQDRARAILGVPNDHIVAYLLGVGYPADRPLRPIARPNRRPFGEVVHRGTW